One Hypanus sabinus isolate sHypSab1 unplaced genomic scaffold, sHypSab1.hap1 scaffold_305, whole genome shotgun sequence DNA segment encodes these proteins:
- the LOC132388360 gene encoding CD209 antigen-like protein B yields MTQTQRQWRLQENELNSTSESTITENSRLALDPNTCLKNISVLNNTLSELESKFFALENENSALNTQLSDLYQTQTDLRQNISDLEMKFRILNEENALICQLLTSRKEQPGPQDWIRNKGRCYLISTLKTSFDGANMYCSNIDARLMEINSKEEQDVVSNALGDKDRAYRIGKCADREEASSLFVKYSSGTSNCVNCDSSSWRDYCKRQHPFICQKSAHLCPHIPEEIQDICQ; encoded by the exons ATGACCCAGACCCAGCGGCAATGGCGACTTCAGGAAAATGAGTTAAACTCAACCTCTGAATCCACCATAACCGAGAATTCCAGACTGGCTCTCGACCCGAACACCTGTCTCAAGAATATCTCAGTCCTCAACAATACCCTTTCCGAACTGGAAAGCAAATTTTTCGCCCTCGAAAATGAAaactcagcactgaacacccAACTCTCCGATCTGTATCAAACACAAACCGATCTCCGTCAAAATATCAGTGACCTCGAAATGAAGTTCAGGATTCTGAACGAAGAGAATGCTCTAATCTGTCAACTGCTGACCAGCAGAAAAG AGCAACCGGGTCCCCAGGATTGGATCAGAAATAAAGGACGCTGTTATCTCATATCCACGCTGAAAACATCTTTCGATGGAGCGAACATGTATTGTTCAAATATTGATGCAAGGTTGATGGAAATAAATTCAAAGGAAGAACAG GATGTTGTTTCCAACGCTCTCGGCGATAAAGACAGAGCATACCGGATTGGAAAATGTGCAGACCG GGAAGAGGCGTCTAGTCTTTTTGTCAAGTACTCAAGTGGAACGTCAAACTGCGTTAACTGCGACTCGTCCAGCTGGAGGGACTATTGCAAACGTCAACACCCTTTCATCTGCCAGAAGTCTGCGCATTTGTGCCCGCATATACCTGAAGAGATCCAGGATATCTGTCAATAG